In the genome of Cupriavidus malaysiensis, one region contains:
- a CDS encoding DUF3606 domain-containing protein, whose translation MSDIPQGFRPLDPGRVNLMDALEARYWCAELHCTPQQLEDAVDAAGEHLAAVRAQLEAWRAAAGARPGGAPAP comes from the coding sequence ATGAGCGACATTCCGCAGGGCTTCCGGCCCCTGGACCCGGGCCGGGTCAACCTGATGGATGCCCTGGAGGCGCGTTACTGGTGCGCGGAGCTGCACTGCACGCCGCAGCAGCTCGAGGACGCGGTCGATGCCGCAGGCGAACACCTGGCGGCGGTGCGCGCGCAGCTGGAGGCCTGGCGCGCCGCGGCCGGCGCACGGCCGGGCGGCGCGCCCGCGCCTTAG